A DNA window from Daucus carota subsp. sativus chromosome 3, DH1 v3.0, whole genome shotgun sequence contains the following coding sequences:
- the LOC135151472 gene encoding uncharacterized protein LOC135151472, producing the protein MNRFTKEALKVPDLDQKVAMIALQQGTTDDNFRRSLAKRAPDNMNELQERAGKYIKAEESMRKSQNNQGPTTDSKKRGNDTEYDADNKYLKREDGEKSPTKKQSGPRFTEFHKDTGHKTDDCRQLKDEIEFLIRKGKLSRYTRDADRNPRDNDSHDTDNDDHDRRTEPRGPVINMISGGPTAAGLSSNSRKAYAREVMCIIGEPPKRAKTEIALTFDDSDLEGVKFPHDDPLVITPVIGNSSIKRVLVDNGASVDILFYDAYQKMGYADSQLTPSNMPIYGFNGVESKIEGMIQLPVTMGAEPRQATYMLNFMVIKASSTYNAILGRIGMHAFKAIASTYHLKIKFPTRNGVGEEKGDQKMARSCYVAALKPGGVGGQVL; encoded by the exons atgaataggttcaccAAGGAGGCGCTCAAAGTCCCGGATTTGGACCAAAAGGTAGCGATGATCGCCCTTCAAcaaggaaccacggatgataatttccgccgctcactagccaagagggcccctgacaacatgaatgagctccaagagagagccgggaagtatattaaggcggaggaaagcatgagaaaatcccagaataaCCAGGGACCAACCACGGACTCTAAGAAGCGTGGGAACGATACTGAATATGATGCTGATAACAAGTATTTGAAAAGGGAAGATGGTGAAAAGTCACCTACCAAGAAGCAAtcaggaccgaggttcactga gtttcataaggatacgggacataagaccgatgattgtcggcagttgaaggatgagattgagtttttgATCCGGAAAGGCAAGTTGTCCAGGTATACTAGGGATGCAGATAGGAATCCCCGTGACAATGATAGTCACGATACGGACAATGATGATCATGATAGGAGAACCGAGCCTCGAGGGCCCGTGATCAATATGATCTCTGGAGGACCGACTGCAGCAGGCTTGtctagtaactcacgaaaagcttatgctcgtgaagtgatgtgtatcattggagaacccccgaagaggGCCAAGACCGAGATTGCGTTAACCTTTGATGATTCTGATCTAGAAGGGGTGAAGTTCCCCCATGACGACCCGTTGGTCATAACTCCCGTTATTGGAAACTCATCTATTAAGAGGGttcttgttgataatggagctTCTGTAGACATCCTCTTCTATGATGCTTATCAAAAGATGGGGTATGCTGATTCACAGTTGACACCGTCCAACATGCCGATCTATGGTTTCAACGGAGTAGAATCCAAGATTGAAGGAATGATCCAATTACCAGTAACCATGGGAGCAGAGCCACGACAGGCCACTTATATGTTGAACTTTATGGTCATTAAGGCCTCATCAACCTATAACGCTATCCTAGGAAGGATAGGGATGCATGCTTTTAAAGCCATAGCATCCACATATCACTTGAAAATCAAGTTCCCCACAAGAAACGGGGTAGGAGAAGAAAAAGGAGACCAGAAAATGGCCAGGAGTTGTTATGTTGCAGCCTTGAAACCCGGGGGAGTCGGGGGGCAGGTTTTATAA